In Paenibacillus sp. G2S3, a single window of DNA contains:
- a CDS encoding sensor histidine kinase, whose translation MENWLGKSLKQKLSLLIIISVLVPVLSLGLFSYYIAESLTEEKAKSSGMNTLRQIGAYLENMVSDVENLSLFLIGHPDVQSYLKTPEHDLLKQTSIVNLLTTLSISKPYIANVMIESNEDNKPSVSFRSVLESEWTDIQSEYPGYYEEYPKWWSPVHHFVTSDGKEDVITMSRPIRSTSKYYKIGMLKISLTQSVISSHLKQAGLEGEGVALLLDGQNRILAGPEGYATNKSLNDYFPGIVDFKSKSGSFDYGEAEERSTVLYYQMPNVNWRLVGIIPAKAYRAQNQYFLTLTAIAVSISMLFVIAFVLVLIQKVTKPLSALTKFLRNSSPDEPLPTLPVTSIDEVGQLIISYNRMSSRIINLTDEVKLSEALKKEADMSALQAQINPHFLYNTLSSVHWMALMKGDEKIADMVGSLSDFLRFSLNKGQEYCAISQEILHVDHYVKIQSIRYPDKFDYEANIPAELLDMRMLKLLLQPLIENAMIHGILKREGKGSIIVKAVSAGERITFIVQDDGVGMSSERLELLREKISANLGIDPLKNNDSAGSSYGLRNVHNRLQLHYGHEAGLRIESVEGSGTKVSFTIIPIQSEIK comes from the coding sequence ATGGAAAACTGGTTGGGTAAATCGTTAAAGCAGAAGCTGAGCTTGTTGATTATTATTTCGGTATTGGTACCGGTGTTGTCTCTGGGACTGTTCTCCTATTATATTGCTGAAAGCTTAACGGAGGAGAAAGCGAAAAGCTCCGGCATGAACACGCTTCGGCAAATTGGTGCCTATTTGGAAAATATGGTGAGCGATGTCGAGAATCTATCACTATTCCTCATCGGCCACCCTGATGTCCAAAGCTACTTGAAAACACCGGAACACGATTTGTTAAAGCAAACCTCGATCGTTAATTTACTTACAACATTATCGATTTCCAAACCATATATCGCCAATGTCATGATCGAATCGAATGAAGATAATAAGCCGTCGGTTTCATTCAGATCCGTCCTCGAATCAGAATGGACCGATATTCAGAGCGAGTATCCCGGTTATTATGAGGAATATCCCAAGTGGTGGTCTCCGGTGCATCATTTCGTTACGTCGGACGGCAAAGAGGATGTCATTACGATGTCGAGGCCGATTCGCAGCACATCAAAATATTACAAAATCGGCATGCTTAAAATCAGCCTGACACAATCGGTTATCTCTAGCCATTTAAAGCAAGCTGGACTAGAGGGTGAAGGCGTCGCCCTGCTGTTGGACGGACAAAACCGGATATTGGCTGGACCGGAAGGGTACGCGACTAACAAGAGCTTGAACGATTATTTTCCCGGAATAGTTGATTTCAAGAGCAAGTCGGGGTCGTTCGATTACGGAGAAGCGGAGGAGCGGAGTACAGTACTGTACTACCAGATGCCGAATGTTAACTGGAGGCTTGTAGGCATCATTCCGGCAAAAGCTTACAGAGCGCAGAACCAGTATTTTTTAACGTTAACTGCAATTGCAGTCAGCATTTCTATGCTCTTTGTTATAGCGTTCGTCCTTGTACTTATTCAAAAGGTGACTAAACCGTTGTCTGCATTAACGAAGTTTCTTAGGAATTCCAGCCCGGACGAGCCGCTGCCGACACTGCCCGTCACATCGATCGATGAGGTTGGACAACTGATTATTAGCTATAATCGGATGAGCTCGCGAATTATTAATTTAACCGATGAGGTGAAGCTGAGCGAAGCGTTGAAGAAGGAAGCGGATATGTCGGCACTTCAAGCGCAGATCAATCCGCATTTTCTATACAATACGTTATCGTCGGTCCACTGGATGGCGCTAATGAAGGGAGACGAAAAAATCGCGGATATGGTCGGCTCTTTAAGTGATTTTCTTCGTTTCAGCTTAAATAAAGGACAGGAATATTGTGCAATCAGCCAAGAAATTTTGCATGTAGATCATTATGTGAAGATCCAGTCCATTCGATATCCAGATAAATTTGATTACGAGGCGAATATTCCGGCGGAGCTGCTCGATATGAGAATGCTGAAGCTGCTGCTCCAGCCGCTAATTGAAAATGCGATGATTCATGGCATTTTGAAAAGAGAGGGGAAAGGAAGCATTATCGTTAAAGCGGTGTCAGCGGGAGAGCGTATTACGTTTATTGTTCAGGATGACGGTGTCGGCATGAGCAGTGAAAGATTGGAGCTGCTGAGGGAGAAGATAAGCGCAAACTTGGGCATTGATCCGCTGAAGAATAATGACTCGGCAGGTAGCAGCTACGGATTGCGCAACGTGCATAATCGGCTGCAGCTTCATTATGGGCATGAAGCCGGTTTGCGGATCGAAAGCGTAGAAGGAAGCGGCACTAAAGTTAGTTTTACCATTATACCGATCCAATCAGAAATCAAATAG
- the polA gene encoding DNA polymerase I has product MDKLILIDGNNIIYRAFFAMPPLTNTAGQQTNAVYGFTTMLLRLIEEHKPTHMIVAFDAGKVTFRHEGYEDYKGGRQKTPPELSEQFPLLKDLLRNLGVPQFEIGSYEADDIIGTISRQADEAGRQVMIVSGDKDMLQLASEHTTVALIRKGVTEVELYGPEQIREKYDLTPEQIIDLKGLMGDASDNIPGVPGVGEKTALKLLHQFGSVEGVLAGTGELKGKMKEKLEAHAEDAVMSKKLATIYREVPLEHSWEDMVFNGISADTAGPALAKLEFKSLLERLSLSAYAPVADGEEGAAEVEAATLDISIVSEDELEALSEALPSISALHVESNGDNPHRAEVIGVGLSSLERHYYVPFELLQKPAAAKLRDWLGDEKAPKSGYDLHRADLALHWQGIAFAGAAHDVQLAAYLLDPTEANQNLNDLATKYGLPRLSPDEDVFGKGAKYKIPELEILGNHIARKSAAVLGIAQKQQQELIETAMTGLFEDLEMPLSRILADMEKQGIAVNEGDLKELGKEFEAQISKLVTEIYEICGTEFNLNSPKQLGEILFVKLGLPVVKKTKTGYSTDAEVLEKLAPYHDVVRLILQYRTIAKLQSTYVEGLLKEISPKTGKVHTFYRQTIAATGRLSSQFPNLQNIPIRLEEGRKIRKVFVPSEPGWSILAADYSQIELRVLAHISGDERMKEAFLHDMDIHTKTAMDVFGVTADQVDSNMRRAAKAVNFGIVYGISDYGLSQNLNIPRKEAAQFIEQYFEVYQGVRRYMDDIVVEARKHGYVTTLLERRRYLPEINAKNFNLRSFAERTAMNTPIQGTAADIIKLAMVHMDKALFERGLKSRMLLQVHDELVFEVPEDEMELMKTLLPEVMGGALLLSVPLKAEVSFGSNWYEAK; this is encoded by the coding sequence ATGGACAAGTTGATACTTATAGATGGAAATAATATTATTTACCGCGCTTTCTTCGCGATGCCCCCGCTAACGAATACAGCAGGGCAACAGACGAACGCGGTTTACGGATTCACAACGATGTTACTCCGTTTGATTGAAGAACATAAACCGACACATATGATTGTTGCTTTCGATGCAGGAAAAGTCACATTCCGGCATGAAGGTTATGAGGATTATAAAGGCGGTCGGCAAAAGACACCTCCCGAGCTCTCCGAGCAGTTTCCACTGCTGAAAGATTTGCTCAGAAATCTAGGTGTACCGCAGTTTGAAATTGGCAGCTATGAGGCCGATGACATTATTGGAACCATTTCTCGCCAAGCAGATGAAGCAGGGCGGCAGGTTATGATCGTGTCGGGAGACAAGGATATGCTTCAATTGGCTTCTGAACACACGACCGTTGCGTTGATCCGCAAAGGAGTTACTGAGGTTGAGCTTTATGGACCAGAACAAATTCGTGAGAAATATGATTTAACACCAGAGCAGATCATCGACCTTAAGGGGCTGATGGGTGATGCGAGTGATAATATTCCGGGAGTTCCGGGTGTTGGTGAGAAAACAGCGCTCAAGCTGTTACATCAATTCGGATCAGTTGAAGGGGTATTAGCAGGAACCGGTGAGCTTAAAGGTAAAATGAAAGAAAAGCTGGAAGCTCATGCGGAAGACGCTGTAATGAGTAAGAAACTGGCGACCATCTACCGTGAAGTGCCTCTTGAGCATTCGTGGGAAGATATGGTCTTTAACGGGATTTCTGCGGATACAGCAGGCCCCGCACTTGCAAAATTAGAATTCAAATCACTTCTGGAGAGGTTGTCTCTTAGTGCCTATGCTCCAGTCGCTGATGGAGAAGAGGGTGCAGCGGAAGTAGAAGCTGCTACACTTGATATTTCGATCGTGAGTGAAGATGAACTTGAGGCGTTAAGTGAGGCGCTCCCTAGTATTTCAGCGCTGCATGTGGAATCCAATGGGGATAATCCGCATCGTGCCGAGGTGATCGGCGTAGGGCTATCTTCTCTGGAGCGACATTATTATGTGCCGTTTGAATTACTACAGAAACCAGCGGCTGCGAAGCTACGCGACTGGTTGGGAGATGAGAAGGCTCCGAAGAGCGGATATGATCTTCACCGTGCTGATTTGGCATTGCATTGGCAAGGGATTGCTTTTGCAGGTGCAGCCCATGATGTGCAGTTGGCAGCTTATTTGCTCGATCCGACGGAAGCTAATCAGAACCTAAACGATCTCGCTACGAAATACGGCTTGCCAAGATTGTCACCTGATGAAGATGTATTTGGTAAAGGCGCCAAATATAAGATTCCTGAGCTTGAAATTTTAGGGAATCACATTGCACGTAAGAGTGCTGCGGTACTTGGCATCGCCCAGAAACAACAGCAGGAATTGATCGAAACGGCGATGACCGGACTGTTCGAGGATCTCGAAATGCCATTATCACGTATCCTTGCGGATATGGAGAAACAGGGGATCGCAGTTAATGAAGGGGATCTTAAAGAGTTAGGAAAAGAATTCGAAGCTCAGATTTCCAAGCTGGTTACCGAAATTTATGAAATTTGTGGCACAGAGTTTAATTTGAATTCACCAAAGCAGCTGGGTGAGATCTTATTTGTAAAACTGGGTCTTCCTGTCGTCAAGAAGACGAAGACCGGATATTCAACAGACGCAGAGGTGCTGGAAAAGTTAGCACCGTATCACGATGTGGTGCGTTTGATTCTACAATATCGCACAATTGCCAAATTGCAATCCACCTATGTAGAGGGGCTACTCAAGGAAATTTCCCCGAAAACAGGGAAGGTGCATACATTCTATCGGCAGACGATTGCTGCAACAGGACGGCTTAGCAGCCAATTTCCGAACCTGCAGAACATTCCAATCCGCTTAGAAGAAGGACGTAAAATCCGTAAAGTGTTTGTTCCATCCGAACCGGGCTGGTCCATTCTGGCGGCGGACTATTCGCAGATTGAACTACGGGTGCTGGCGCATATCTCCGGTGATGAACGGATGAAGGAAGCTTTCCTCCATGATATGGATATTCACACGAAGACAGCGATGGACGTATTTGGAGTTACCGCCGATCAGGTGGATAGCAATATGCGTCGTGCTGCTAAAGCCGTTAACTTTGGTATCGTGTACGGAATTAGTGATTATGGTCTGTCGCAGAACTTGAATATTCCTCGTAAAGAAGCCGCTCAATTTATTGAGCAGTATTTCGAGGTATACCAAGGCGTACGTCGATATATGGACGATATCGTAGTGGAAGCACGGAAACACGGTTATGTAACCACACTGCTGGAACGCCGTCGTTATTTGCCTGAGATTAATGCGAAGAACTTTAATCTACGCTCTTTTGCGGAACGTACAGCAATGAATACACCTATCCAAGGAACAGCCGCTGATATTATTAAGCTGGCGATGGTGCATATGGACAAGGCGCTATTTGAGCGTGGACTAAAGAGCCGTATGCTGCTTCAGGTGCACGATGAGCTTGTATTTGAGGTGCCAGAGGATGAAATGGAGCTCATGAAGACGCTTTTGCCGGAAGTAATGGGTGGAGCATTGCTGCTATCTGTGCCGCTTAAAGCAGAGGTAAGTTTTGGTAGTAACTGGTACGAAGCGAAATAG
- a CDS encoding alpha/beta-type small acid-soluble spore protein, protein MSQNNSSNNLVAPNSRGALEQLKYEVAQELGITLSPDGYQGNKTSYENGSIGGYITKRLVTLAEQQLAGQYK, encoded by the coding sequence ATGAGCCAAAACAACAGCTCCAATAACCTTGTAGCTCCAAATTCCCGTGGTGCTTTGGAACAACTTAAATATGAAGTTGCCCAAGAACTCGGAATCACGCTTTCCCCAGATGGTTACCAAGGCAATAAAACTTCTTATGAAAATGGTTCGATCGGTGGTTACATCACTAAACGTCTTGTAACCCTGGCAGAACAACAATTGGCAGGTCAATACAAATAA
- the coaE gene encoding dephospho-CoA kinase (Dephospho-CoA kinase (CoaE) performs the final step in coenzyme A biosynthesis.), protein MIIGLTGGIASGKSTVSALLVSKGARLVDADVIAREVMLPGHEVLAAAVKQFGSEILSPDGTLNRGKLGDIVFQDPAALQALNNLTHPAIRREIKDRMNSMEEEDPKKLIIVDIPLLFESGLESMFHEILVVYVPREVQIARLMERNGLSLEQAEARLNAQMDIEAKRNKADYIIDNSGELAHTEQQVAVLWDRLGLL, encoded by the coding sequence ATGATTATTGGCTTAACCGGAGGTATTGCATCCGGAAAAAGCACGGTGTCTGCACTGCTTGTGAGCAAGGGAGCGAGGCTGGTTGATGCGGATGTGATCGCCAGAGAGGTTATGCTCCCCGGTCATGAGGTGCTGGCTGCCGCTGTGAAACAATTCGGAAGCGAGATCCTCTCTCCGGACGGCACACTGAATAGGGGCAAGCTGGGGGACATTGTATTCCAAGACCCGGCAGCCCTGCAAGCCCTGAACAATCTGACGCATCCCGCAATCCGGCGGGAAATCAAAGACCGTATGAACAGCATGGAGGAAGAAGATCCGAAGAAGTTAATCATTGTGGATATCCCTCTTCTTTTTGAATCAGGACTCGAGAGTATGTTCCATGAAATATTGGTGGTCTACGTGCCTCGTGAAGTGCAAATCGCTCGATTAATGGAACGTAACGGACTTTCTTTAGAACAAGCAGAAGCACGTTTAAATGCACAGATGGATATTGAAGCGAAACGTAACAAAGCGGACTATATCATTGACAACAGTGGCGAACTTGCGCACACTGAGCAACAGGTTGCTGTTCTTTGGGACAGGCTGGGCTTATTATGA
- a CDS encoding MntP/YtaF family protein, which yields MLSPFFSLILLAFALSLDGFGVGITYGLRKMKIPLLSVLIISLCSGVVICVSMQVGVLLAKVVSPHAASEVGAVILVLMGCWSLVQMLMQKEKEQTGESKADNEENVLSTEARAEVAVDTEDVAEQAALAPEQAKSAVFSLELRRLGIVVQILRTPSSADMDDSGSISSMEAMLLGIALSLDAFGAGLGAALLGFNPIWTSLTIALFSGTFLLLGMKTGLRFAGNYWMKHAAALPALLLITMGILKLL from the coding sequence GTGCTCAGCCCATTTTTTTCACTAATATTACTAGCTTTTGCTTTGAGTTTGGATGGTTTTGGCGTTGGTATTACATATGGACTGCGTAAAATGAAAATACCATTGCTTTCCGTTCTGATTATCTCCCTTTGTTCGGGGGTAGTTATCTGTGTATCTATGCAGGTGGGTGTTCTGCTTGCCAAGGTAGTATCTCCACATGCAGCTTCTGAGGTTGGCGCTGTTATACTTGTGCTAATGGGGTGCTGGTCGCTGGTGCAGATGCTAATGCAGAAAGAGAAGGAACAGACGGGTGAAAGTAAAGCTGATAATGAAGAAAATGTGCTCTCTACAGAGGCTCGGGCAGAGGTAGCTGTTGATACTGAAGATGTTGCAGAACAGGCTGCCTTGGCTCCTGAACAGGCAAAATCGGCTGTCTTCTCTCTTGAGCTACGACGGTTAGGGATTGTTGTACAGATCTTACGTACTCCATCGTCTGCAGATATGGATGATTCAGGGAGCATTTCTTCTATGGAAGCAATGTTGCTCGGGATTGCCCTTTCGCTAGATGCCTTTGGAGCCGGACTAGGCGCAGCACTACTCGGGTTCAATCCGATATGGACATCACTTACAATTGCTCTGTTTAGTGGTACATTTCTATTGCTGGGCATGAAGACTGGATTAAGATTCGCCGGGAACTACTGGATGAAGCATGCTGCTGCACTACCCGCGTTATTATTAATTACAATGGGAATACTGAAGCTATTATGA
- the nrdR gene encoding transcriptional regulator NrdR — protein MKCPYCDHTNTKVLDSRPANENKSIRRRRECERCSKRFTTFEMIEETPLIVIKKDGSREEFSRDKILRGLIRACEKRPVSVERLEKIVSEVEKSLRGIAVAEVESQQIGELVMEQLYPVDEVAYVRFASVYRQFKDINMFMKELKGLLSKSTGDLDRL, from the coding sequence ATGAAATGCCCTTACTGCGATCACACAAATACTAAAGTACTGGACTCGCGACCAGCGAATGAGAATAAGTCAATCCGCCGCAGGCGTGAATGCGAGCGTTGCAGCAAACGGTTTACAACCTTTGAAATGATTGAAGAAACACCGTTAATCGTGATTAAAAAAGACGGCAGCCGCGAGGAATTCAGCCGTGATAAAATACTTCGGGGCTTAATTCGTGCCTGTGAGAAACGTCCAGTCTCTGTAGAACGTCTAGAGAAGATCGTCTCTGAGGTGGAGAAATCCCTACGCGGGATCGCTGTAGCTGAAGTGGAGAGCCAACAGATCGGTGAATTGGTTATGGAGCAGCTCTATCCAGTAGATGAAGTCGCCTACGTTCGCTTTGCGTCTGTATACCGCCAGTTCAAGGACATTAACATGTTTATGAAGGAACTGAAGGGTCTGCTTTCTAAGAGCACTGGGGATCTGGACAGATTGTAG
- the mutM gene encoding DNA-formamidopyrimidine glycosylase yields the protein MPELPEVETVKRTLNDLVNGKQIESVTVRLARIIQRPDDIQAFANLLAGHSIVNVERRGKFLRIVLDGLVLVSHLRMEGRYGLFSNDDPLDKHTHVIFHFTDGTELRYTDVRQFGTMHLFQIGEDLQLPPLNKLGQEPLEPAFTPERFKQIVSGKSTKIKSLLLNQEYIVGIGNIYVDESLHRAGIHPEVSAKDLSDDQLDQLHHAIVSTLTEAVNAGGSSVKSYVNGQGESGTYQQQLLIYGRKDQPCNHCGTMIEKTVVGGRGTHYCPSCQRKAEN from the coding sequence ATGCCGGAATTACCGGAAGTAGAGACAGTCAAGAGAACATTAAATGATTTAGTTAATGGAAAGCAGATAGAGAGTGTAACCGTCCGGTTGGCTCGGATTATTCAGCGACCGGATGATATTCAGGCTTTTGCCAACCTGCTCGCAGGTCATAGCATTGTTAATGTTGAACGAAGAGGGAAATTTTTGCGCATCGTGTTAGACGGTCTGGTGCTGGTTTCTCATTTACGGATGGAGGGCCGTTACGGACTTTTTTCGAACGATGATCCACTGGACAAGCATACGCATGTGATATTCCATTTTACGGATGGCACTGAGCTGCGCTACACGGATGTTCGTCAGTTTGGTACGATGCATCTTTTTCAGATTGGTGAAGACCTTCAGCTTCCTCCTCTTAATAAGCTAGGACAGGAGCCGCTGGAGCCAGCATTTACTCCGGAAAGGTTTAAGCAGATTGTATCAGGCAAAAGCACCAAAATTAAATCGCTGCTGCTGAATCAGGAATATATCGTCGGCATCGGTAATATTTATGTAGATGAGTCGTTGCATCGTGCAGGGATTCATCCTGAAGTCAGCGCTAAAGATCTCTCTGATGATCAACTTGATCAGCTGCATCACGCTATTGTCAGTACGCTGACGGAAGCGGTAAACGCTGGTGGTTCATCTGTAAAATCTTATGTGAATGGTCAAGGTGAGAGCGGCACTTATCAGCAACAGCTGTTGATTTACGGTCGTAAAGATCAGCCATGTAATCACTGTGGAACGATGATCGAGAAAACCGTTGTAGGTGGCCGCGGCACGCATTATTGTCCAAGCTGTCAGCGTAAGGCAGAAAACTGA
- the phoU gene encoding phosphate signaling complex protein PhoU, with protein sequence MIRRKEFDKDLEELRSLLQQMGEHVKDALEGAINALQNLDTTLAQEVVEADLQLNAMEDKIMEIGSRLIITQQPVAKDLRRIIVAFKISSDLERMGDLALDVAKATMRLQGQQLIKPLVDIPRMAEIVTIMIDEAIQSYLDENTDLAYKMAQDDDQVDQLYGAIINELYSYMVTKPETVSQAMLLTLVGRYIERIGDHATNIGESVVYLVTGSRPDLNE encoded by the coding sequence ATGATTCGCAGAAAAGAATTTGATAAGGACTTGGAAGAGCTGCGCAGTCTGCTGCAGCAGATGGGGGAGCATGTTAAGGATGCTCTTGAAGGTGCAATTAATGCATTACAAAATCTAGATACAACGCTCGCACAGGAAGTCGTTGAAGCGGATCTACAGTTGAATGCCATGGAAGACAAAATCATGGAAATTGGCTCACGCTTAATTATTACTCAGCAGCCCGTAGCTAAGGATTTGCGCCGCATTATCGTTGCCTTCAAAATATCAAGCGATTTGGAACGCATGGGTGATCTGGCGCTTGATGTAGCTAAGGCGACCATGCGTCTTCAAGGCCAGCAGCTGATTAAGCCGCTTGTAGACATTCCTCGTATGGCTGAAATCGTGACGATTATGATCGATGAGGCTATCCAGTCTTACCTGGATGAGAACACAGATCTAGCTTATAAAATGGCACAGGATGATGATCAAGTCGATCAATTGTATGGTGCGATTATCAATGAGTTGTATTCTTATATGGTAACAAAGCCGGAGACAGTATCCCAAGCTATGTTATTGACGCTGGTAGGCCGTTATATCGAACGGATTGGCGATCATGCTACTAATATTGGTGAAAGCGTAGTTTACCTGGTTACCGGTAGTCGTCCAGATTTAAATGAATAG
- a CDS encoding lytic transglycosylase domain-containing protein translates to MKWLRKKRVLLLLFVGFTAILFLSTNWMSWFYPIHYKDEIRKHSITYDIDPFLVTAIIRVETNFKTGRESKKGAIGLMQLMPDTAKWALEKAKLPDVSMEELKHEPSANIELGTWYLSTLSRQFEGKRTAIIAAYNAGPGKVQKWLDEGIWDGTDATIKDIPFGETRHYVQRVNYYYDQYTDIYNEF, encoded by the coding sequence ATGAAATGGTTACGTAAAAAAAGAGTCCTTCTTCTGTTATTCGTTGGTTTTACCGCGATATTGTTTCTGAGTACGAACTGGATGTCTTGGTTTTATCCGATCCATTATAAAGATGAGATCCGTAAGCACAGCATTACGTACGATATAGACCCGTTTCTTGTGACCGCAATTATCCGAGTGGAAACGAACTTCAAAACTGGACGAGAATCCAAAAAAGGTGCTATTGGCTTAATGCAGCTTATGCCGGATACCGCTAAATGGGCCCTTGAAAAGGCCAAGCTTCCTGATGTATCTATGGAGGAGCTGAAGCATGAACCATCAGCAAATATTGAACTAGGTACCTGGTATCTTTCAACATTATCCCGTCAGTTCGAAGGTAAACGTACAGCGATTATAGCTGCATATAATGCTGGACCGGGTAAAGTTCAAAAATGGCTGGATGAGGGGATCTGGGACGGAACGGATGCTACGATTAAGGATATTCCGTTTGGTGAAACTCGCCATTATGTACAGCGCGTCAACTATTACTATGATCAGTACACGGATATTTACAACGAATTCTAA
- the pstB gene encoding phosphate ABC transporter ATP-binding protein PstB, giving the protein MKSIIDIENLDLYYESFHALKNVNLQIPEKQVTAFIGPSGCGKSTLLRTLNRMNDMIPGTRIEGTVNIGGKNIYSDEVEVESLRKQVGMVFQQPNPFPKSIYDNVAYGPRLHGIRSKSELDEIVEKSLRHSALWEEVKDFLKKSALSLSGGQQQRLCIARALAVQPDILLMDEATSALDPVSTLKIEELVQELRSEYTIVMVTHNMHQAARVSGRTVFFLNGVIVEAADTEVLFSNPKDSRTEDYISGRFG; this is encoded by the coding sequence ATGAAATCCATCATTGACATAGAGAATCTTGATCTCTACTATGAGTCGTTCCACGCACTGAAGAATGTGAATCTGCAAATCCCGGAGAAACAGGTTACCGCTTTTATTGGTCCTTCCGGTTGCGGGAAATCCACGTTGCTTCGCACATTGAATCGTATGAATGATATGATTCCTGGCACACGTATAGAAGGAACTGTAAACATCGGTGGCAAAAATATTTATAGTGATGAGGTAGAGGTGGAAAGCCTGCGCAAGCAGGTCGGTATGGTGTTTCAACAGCCGAATCCTTTTCCTAAGTCGATTTACGACAATGTAGCTTACGGTCCCCGTCTACACGGCATCCGTTCCAAAAGTGAACTGGATGAGATCGTAGAAAAAAGCTTACGTCACTCCGCCCTATGGGAGGAAGTGAAAGATTTTCTGAAGAAATCTGCCCTTAGCTTGTCTGGTGGACAGCAGCAGCGGCTTTGTATTGCTAGAGCGTTAGCAGTACAGCCTGATATTTTGCTAATGGATGAGGCAACCTCTGCGCTCGACCCTGTATCCACACTCAAGATAGAAGAGCTTGTTCAGGAACTAAGAAGTGAGTATACCATTGTTATGGTAACTCATAACATGCATCAGGCCGCGCGTGTATCCGGTCGAACCGTGTTTTTCTTAAATGGTGTAATTGTAGAGGCGGCGGACACAGAGGTGCTTTTCTCGAACCCTAAAGATTCCCGTACTGAAGATTATATTTCCGGACGTTTCGGCTGA
- a CDS encoding response regulator transcription factor → MAQRLLVIEDEPTLARLLSYNLTQEGYEVTVEDHGTAGYDRATREPFDLIVLDLMLPGMNGIDILDKLRGQGIRTPIIVLTAKNAEEDVVRGLKSGADDYITKPFGVSELLARVSAVLRRISGLAEEAPTETPISASTIILGQLEIYPERYEVSLGGHSINLRPKEFEVLLYLARKPGVVLTRDDLMNAVWGFDYIGGQRTVDVHVSSLRKKLELDPESVHIDSIRGVGYKLVVNKKRAPVI, encoded by the coding sequence ATGGCTCAACGATTGCTTGTCATTGAAGACGAACCGACACTGGCCCGGCTGCTGTCCTATAACTTAACGCAGGAAGGTTACGAGGTAACAGTAGAGGATCATGGTACGGCAGGATATGATCGTGCGACGAGGGAACCTTTTGACTTGATCGTATTAGATCTGATGTTGCCAGGTATGAATGGCATTGACATCCTTGATAAATTGCGTGGACAAGGTATCCGTACACCTATTATTGTGTTGACCGCTAAAAATGCGGAAGAAGATGTAGTTAGAGGGTTAAAATCAGGTGCTGATGATTATATAACTAAACCATTCGGCGTTTCAGAATTGCTCGCTAGAGTAAGTGCTGTCCTTCGGCGGATTTCTGGACTTGCTGAGGAAGCACCGACAGAAACACCTATCTCTGCTTCTACAATTATTTTAGGTCAATTAGAGATCTACCCTGAAAGATATGAAGTCTCCCTCGGTGGTCATAGTATTAATTTACGGCCTAAAGAGTTCGAAGTGTTGTTATATTTGGCTCGTAAGCCAGGGGTTGTGTTGACGAGAGATGATCTCATGAATGCTGTTTGGGGCTTTGATTATATTGGTGGACAGCGTACAGTGGACGTGCATGTGAGTTCACTTCGTAAAAAGCTTGAGCTAGATCCAGAATCTGTTCATATCGATTCGATTCGAGGCGTAGGTTATAAATTAGTGGTAAATAAAAAAAGAGCTCCGGTCATTTAG